A genomic region of Micromonospora sp. NBRC 110009 contains the following coding sequences:
- a CDS encoding rhodanese-like domain-containing protein: MCPGVDALLEQARAGLRRLTPHQTVEAVRNGALLVDTRTEVQRREQGELPGAIVIDRTVLEWRLDPACAWRIREATGYDRQIVVVCREGYSSGLAAASLQTLGLRRATDMIGGVQGWREAGLPMSDRPADVRY; this comes from the coding sequence ATGTGTCCGGGCGTCGACGCCCTGTTGGAACAGGCCCGGGCCGGGCTGCGCCGGCTCACGCCGCACCAGACCGTCGAGGCGGTCCGCAACGGCGCGCTGCTGGTCGACACGCGTACCGAGGTGCAGCGGCGGGAGCAGGGCGAGTTGCCGGGGGCGATCGTCATCGACCGGACCGTGCTGGAGTGGCGGCTGGACCCGGCGTGCGCCTGGCGGATCCGCGAGGCGACCGGGTACGACCGGCAGATCGTGGTGGTGTGCCGCGAGGGCTACAGCTCCGGCCTGGCCGCCGCCAGCCTGCAGACGCTCGGGTTGCGCCGGGCGACGGACATGATCGGCGGCGTGCAGGGGTGGCGGGAGGCCGGCCTGCCGATGTCCGATCGCCCGGCCGACGTGCGCTACTGA
- a CDS encoding transglycosylase domain-containing protein, with product MSNRPLASAGRAVPLLRAGLIAGIVVAAALYPLAAVTGIGAKATAHAVEQKTNILKSALPAETSYLYAPDGTTVLTMFYEEYRQYTKIEDISPNVQQAIVAAEDNRFYQHHGVDPKGVARAFVANSRSGGVSQGASTLTMQYVRMALRDSAKTPKEVQEATQQTSLRKVKEMRMALDIEKHLSKEQILERYLNSAYFGHRAYGIYAAAQIFFSKTPATLTPVEAATVAGLVKSPSEYDPITSDQKDATGRRNYVLDNMARLGYLSPDAVAQAKAEPIRLKLTNPPNDCASLLEKYRATWGFYCDYLKNWWSSQPAFGANRLERMDKLRRGGYRIVLALDPKIQDAAEKNVGAKDATGSPFANGIVVAEPGTGRIKAMAVNRTYSLDLSENPNSSNPEAGPKVKANYPNTVAPLLGGGTLPGYQAGSTFKMFTMLAALNSGTKLSDTINSPFKYQSAIYDGWAPVNASGAMTGVQTMWSGFGKSVNTFFVQLEEKVGAEKGVRLAEQLGLRWRTDVDREHAAPDKANKWGAFTLGVSDATPLEMANAYATVAADGRYCEAIPVNSILNRDGTPAMYTTAGGVEREVAKPRCRQVVSADAARAATDAARCPTGDSPAKGGCGGWSTADSVRGTVGRPVAGKTGTTDSTRSAWFVGYTPELAAASFIADPDNPFNAVGDGLSQVPVDAVATTLRDALKGKPTRQFTPPSDQIVG from the coding sequence GTGAGCAATCGACCCCTCGCCTCCGCCGGTCGTGCCGTTCCCCTCCTCCGCGCCGGACTGATCGCCGGCATCGTGGTCGCCGCCGCGCTCTACCCGCTGGCCGCCGTCACGGGCATCGGCGCCAAGGCCACCGCGCACGCCGTGGAGCAGAAGACGAACATCCTGAAGTCCGCGCTACCCGCCGAGACGTCGTACCTCTACGCGCCGGACGGCACGACCGTGCTGACGATGTTCTACGAGGAATACCGCCAGTACACCAAGATCGAGGACATCTCGCCGAACGTCCAGCAGGCGATCGTCGCCGCCGAGGACAACCGCTTCTACCAGCACCACGGCGTCGACCCGAAGGGCGTGGCCCGCGCCTTCGTGGCCAACTCCCGCTCCGGCGGCGTCTCCCAGGGCGCCTCGACCCTGACCATGCAGTACGTCCGGATGGCCCTGCGGGACAGCGCCAAGACGCCGAAGGAGGTCCAGGAGGCCACCCAGCAGACCAGCCTGCGCAAGGTCAAGGAAATGCGGATGGCGCTGGACATCGAGAAGCACCTCAGCAAGGAGCAGATCCTCGAGCGCTACCTCAACTCGGCCTACTTCGGCCACCGGGCGTACGGGATCTACGCGGCCGCGCAGATCTTCTTCTCCAAGACCCCGGCCACCCTCACCCCGGTCGAGGCGGCCACCGTCGCCGGCCTGGTCAAGTCCCCGTCGGAGTACGACCCGATCACCTCCGACCAGAAGGACGCCACCGGCCGGCGCAACTACGTGCTCGACAACATGGCCCGCCTCGGCTACCTGTCGCCCGACGCCGTCGCACAGGCCAAGGCCGAGCCGATCAGGCTCAAGCTCACCAACCCGCCGAACGACTGCGCCTCGCTGCTGGAGAAGTACCGGGCGACCTGGGGCTTCTACTGCGACTACCTGAAGAACTGGTGGAGCTCGCAGCCCGCGTTCGGCGCCAACCGGCTGGAACGGATGGACAAGCTGCGCCGCGGTGGCTACCGCATCGTGCTCGCCCTCGACCCGAAGATCCAGGACGCGGCGGAGAAGAACGTGGGTGCCAAGGACGCCACCGGCAGCCCATTCGCCAACGGCATCGTGGTCGCCGAACCGGGCACCGGACGGATCAAGGCCATGGCGGTCAACCGGACCTACTCGCTCGACCTGAGCGAGAACCCGAACAGCTCCAACCCGGAGGCCGGCCCGAAGGTCAAGGCGAACTATCCGAACACGGTCGCGCCGCTGCTCGGCGGGGGCACCCTCCCCGGATACCAGGCCGGATCGACGTTCAAGATGTTCACGATGCTCGCCGCGCTCAACTCCGGGACCAAGCTCTCCGACACCATCAACTCGCCGTTCAAGTACCAGTCGGCCATCTACGACGGGTGGGCCCCGGTCAACGCCAGCGGCGCGATGACCGGCGTGCAGACCATGTGGTCCGGCTTCGGGAAGTCGGTGAACACCTTCTTCGTGCAGTTGGAGGAGAAGGTCGGCGCGGAGAAGGGGGTGCGCCTGGCCGAGCAGCTCGGGCTGCGCTGGCGTACCGACGTGGACCGCGAGCACGCCGCGCCGGACAAGGCGAACAAGTGGGGCGCGTTCACCCTGGGCGTCTCCGACGCCACTCCCCTGGAGATGGCGAACGCGTACGCCACGGTGGCCGCCGACGGCCGGTACTGCGAGGCCATCCCGGTGAACTCGATCCTCAACCGGGACGGCACGCCGGCCATGTACACCACCGCCGGCGGGGTGGAGCGGGAGGTCGCCAAGCCGCGCTGCCGGCAGGTGGTCAGCGCGGACGCCGCCCGGGCCGCCACCGACGCCGCCCGCTGCCCGACCGGCGACAGCCCGGCCAAGGGGGGCTGCGGCGGCTGGTCGACCGCCGACAGCGTCCGGGGCACGGTCGGCCGCCCGGTCGCCGGTAAGACGGGTACCACCGACAGCACCCGGTCCGCCTGGTTCGTCGGCTACACCCCGGAGCTGGCCGCGGCGAGCTTCATCGCCGACCCGGACAACCCGTTCAACGCGGTGGGTGACGGGTTGTCCCAGGTGCCCGTCGACGCGGTGGCGACGACCCTGCGCGACGCGCTCAAGGGCAAGCCCACCCGCCAGTTCACCCCACCGTCCGACCAGATCGTCGGCTGA
- a CDS encoding GNAT family N-acetyltransferase: protein MIGQVAVRRFPALTVSTPRTEVRPLAAADAAAVDEVFADRRTQRWLPLADASGQIDGRAWCTELARQRRDGGDGDHYGVVRREDQRLVGCLWTRRTDWGARLTEVSYAIAPHARGYGLAAEAVDAVAIALILEHGFQRVELRVAPGNVASRRVAEKAGFSYEGLLRNAGFVRGARVDLELWSFVAADLR, encoded by the coding sequence GTGATCGGACAGGTGGCCGTCCGCCGCTTCCCGGCGCTGACCGTCTCCACCCCGCGCACCGAGGTGCGCCCGCTGGCGGCGGCGGACGCCGCGGCGGTCGACGAGGTGTTCGCGGACCGGCGGACCCAGCGCTGGCTGCCGCTGGCCGACGCGTCCGGGCAGATCGACGGGCGGGCATGGTGCACCGAGCTCGCCCGGCAGCGCCGGGACGGCGGCGACGGCGACCACTACGGGGTGGTTCGCCGGGAGGACCAGCGGCTGGTCGGCTGCCTCTGGACCCGCCGCACCGACTGGGGCGCCCGGCTGACCGAGGTGTCGTACGCGATCGCGCCGCACGCCCGGGGGTACGGCCTGGCCGCCGAGGCGGTGGACGCGGTGGCCATCGCGCTGATCCTGGAGCACGGCTTCCAGCGGGTCGAGCTGCGGGTGGCGCCGGGGAACGTGGCCTCCCGGCGGGTGGCCGAGAAGGCCGGCTTCAGCTACGAGGGCCTGTTGCGCAACGCCGGCTTCGTCCGGGGCGCCCGGGTCGACCTGGAGCTCTGGTCCTTCGTGGCCGCCGACCTGCGCTGA
- a CDS encoding SURF1 family cytochrome oxidase biogenesis protein yields MYRFLLTPRWLGYLALTLVAAALMVFLGNWQLDRYHGRTAINERIDAGSTMTPAPLRDALPAPTGGAGSTGPAPADRVTWTKVTATGRYDSANIVLVRGRTVDSEVGFEVLTPLVLADGSAVLVDRGWIPTVPGGGATTQPAVPAAPTGNVTVTGRVVSSESGGGAVDRRDGKLETRRISIPRIAKQLPYPVAGGYVLLDQQAPAADAAFQAVPIGHTNNWQNFGYVVQWWLFAGMSLVGYGWVARREARRMAGLDGPRTPVDRAAEPTSSASA; encoded by the coding sequence GTGTACCGGTTCCTGCTGACCCCGCGCTGGCTGGGCTATCTCGCGCTGACCCTGGTCGCCGCCGCGCTGATGGTGTTCCTCGGCAACTGGCAGCTGGACCGCTACCACGGTCGTACGGCGATCAACGAGCGGATCGACGCCGGCTCGACGATGACCCCCGCGCCGCTGCGCGACGCCCTGCCCGCGCCGACCGGCGGAGCCGGCAGCACCGGCCCCGCCCCGGCCGACCGGGTCACCTGGACCAAGGTGACCGCCACCGGTCGGTACGACAGCGCGAACATCGTCCTGGTCCGCGGCCGTACGGTCGACAGCGAGGTCGGCTTCGAGGTGCTCACCCCGCTCGTCCTCGCCGACGGCAGCGCGGTGCTGGTAGACCGGGGCTGGATCCCGACGGTCCCGGGCGGCGGCGCCACCACCCAGCCGGCGGTCCCGGCCGCGCCGACCGGCAACGTCACGGTCACCGGCCGGGTGGTGTCCAGCGAGAGCGGCGGCGGCGCGGTCGACCGGCGCGACGGCAAGCTGGAGACCCGGCGGATCAGCATCCCCCGGATCGCGAAGCAGCTCCCCTACCCGGTGGCCGGCGGCTACGTGCTGCTCGACCAGCAGGCGCCGGCCGCCGACGCGGCGTTCCAGGCCGTCCCGATCGGCCACACCAACAACTGGCAGAACTTCGGCTACGTGGTGCAGTGGTGGCTCTTCGCCGGCATGAGCCTCGTCGGCTACGGCTGGGTGGCCCGCCGCGAGGCGCGCCGGATGGCCGGCCTCGACGGGCCGCGGACACCGGTCGACCGGGCCGCCGAGCCGACGTCCAGCGCCTCCGCCTGA
- a CDS encoding ATP-dependent DNA ligase, giving the protein MRSVRFLDLAATSAAVGATSGRRAKVELLAAALRSLDPDEVPAGAGYLAGELRQRQTGVGWASLRELPPPATEPTLTVAGVDAAIDEIAGVRGAGSQARRRELVGRLFAAATADEQRLLAGLFRGELRQGAQAGLLADAVARAAEVPVTAVRRALLLAGDLRAVAVAALTGGAAALAGFGLQVGRPLAPMLAQSAPTVDEALTATGIPAVVDVKLDGIRIQVHRSGQDIAIFTRSLDDITTRLPEVVAAVRALPARELVLDGEAIGLDAEGRPLPFQQTSSRAARRTTPSTTGPTPVAAAVLAAADRTGDAVLTPYFFDLLHLDGADLIDLPGRERWAALARVVDPTLLVGRVEVDGPEAAGAAFAAAIEAGQEGVVVKDPAAPYDAGRRGSAWVKVKPRHTLDLVVLAVEWGSGRRQGWLSNLHLGARDPRTGEFVMLGKTFKGLTDELLRWQTERFLDLAVEKGDWVVRVRPEQVVEIAFDGVQTSRRYPGGMALRFARVVRYRDDKTAAEADTIDHVRAIHAGRVTTG; this is encoded by the coding sequence ATGAGGTCCGTGCGGTTCCTCGACCTGGCGGCCACCTCCGCCGCGGTGGGCGCCACCAGCGGCCGGCGGGCCAAGGTGGAGCTGCTCGCCGCGGCGCTCCGGTCGCTCGACCCCGACGAGGTCCCGGCCGGTGCCGGCTACCTCGCCGGGGAGCTGCGGCAACGGCAGACCGGGGTGGGCTGGGCGAGCCTGCGTGAGCTGCCGCCGCCGGCGACCGAGCCGACCTTGACCGTGGCCGGGGTCGACGCGGCGATCGACGAGATCGCCGGGGTCCGCGGCGCGGGCTCCCAGGCCCGCCGCCGGGAGCTGGTCGGCCGGCTCTTCGCCGCGGCCACCGCCGACGAGCAGCGGCTGCTGGCCGGGCTGTTCCGCGGTGAGCTGCGCCAGGGTGCCCAGGCCGGCCTGCTCGCCGACGCGGTGGCCCGGGCCGCCGAGGTGCCGGTCACGGCCGTGCGCCGGGCCCTGCTGCTCGCCGGTGACCTGCGCGCGGTGGCGGTCGCCGCGCTCACCGGCGGTGCCGCGGCGCTGGCCGGCTTCGGGCTCCAGGTCGGCCGGCCGCTGGCGCCGATGCTGGCGCAGAGCGCCCCCACCGTGGACGAGGCGCTGACCGCCACCGGCATCCCGGCCGTGGTCGACGTCAAGCTCGACGGCATCCGCATCCAGGTGCATCGCTCGGGGCAGGACATCGCGATCTTCACCCGCAGCCTGGACGACATCACCACCCGGCTCCCCGAGGTGGTGGCCGCCGTGCGCGCGCTGCCCGCCCGGGAGCTGGTGCTCGACGGCGAGGCGATCGGGTTGGACGCCGAGGGCCGGCCGCTGCCCTTCCAACAGACCTCCAGCCGGGCCGCCCGGCGCACCACGCCCAGCACCACCGGGCCCACGCCGGTGGCGGCCGCGGTGCTCGCCGCCGCCGACCGGACCGGCGACGCGGTGCTCACGCCGTACTTCTTCGACCTGCTGCACCTCGACGGCGCGGATCTGATCGACCTGCCGGGCCGGGAGCGCTGGGCGGCCCTGGCCCGCGTGGTCGACCCGACGCTCCTGGTCGGCCGGGTGGAGGTGGACGGCCCGGAGGCGGCCGGGGCGGCCTTCGCGGCCGCGATCGAGGCCGGCCAGGAGGGGGTGGTGGTCAAGGATCCGGCCGCCCCCTACGACGCCGGGCGGCGCGGGTCGGCCTGGGTCAAGGTCAAGCCGCGGCACACCCTGGACCTGGTGGTGCTGGCGGTCGAGTGGGGCAGCGGCCGGCGGCAGGGCTGGCTCTCCAACCTGCACCTCGGCGCGCGTGACCCGCGCACCGGCGAGTTCGTCATGCTGGGCAAGACGTTCAAGGGGCTCACCGACGAGCTGCTGCGCTGGCAGACCGAGCGCTTCCTCGACCTGGCGGTGGAGAAGGGCGACTGGGTGGTCCGGGTCCGCCCGGAGCAGGTGGTCGAGATCGCCTTCGACGGGGTGCAGACCAGCCGCCGCTACCCGGGCGGCATGGCGCTGCGCTTCGCCCGCGTGGTGCGCTACCGGGACGACAAGACCGCCGCCGAGGCCGACACCATCGACCACGTCCGCGCCATCCACGCCGGCCGGGTCACCACCGGCTGA
- a CDS encoding cobyrinate a,c-diamide synthase has protein sequence MTVVPRVVLSAPSSGHGTGALSLGLLAALADRGLDVAGFKIGPDQVDAAYLGLAARRPGRILDPRLVGPERIAPLFAHGAAGTGFALVQGTMGLYDSISGRPEAESTAAVATALRSPVVLVVDVAAMGQSVAALVHGFRSYDEQLWLGGVILNRVASPRHEAMLREALDDVGVPVYGALRRHELPPVLPARRHGTVPVVQRDGEAERAVRRLGEAVAATVDLDRLLALARSAPALTVEPWSPEPAGGPPAGERPVVALAGGPGGSYSHPETAELLRAAGAEVVPVDPLRDEALPAGTRALVVGGGLPEAYADRLSANRRLCIAVAELARTGRPVIAEGAGLLWLARELDGLPMCGVLDAIGASRDGVVIGYREATARTDSVVAPAGSTVVGHKQHAAVLTPRAGERAAWSWEGGAPEGFVWRGVHASQLVPHWAAYPEIAARLVAAAVAPAEAPA, from the coding sequence ATGACCGTCGTGCCGCGCGTCGTGCTGAGCGCTCCCTCGTCGGGGCACGGCACCGGTGCCCTCTCGCTCGGACTGCTCGCCGCGCTCGCCGACCGGGGGCTGGACGTGGCCGGTTTCAAGATCGGTCCGGACCAGGTGGACGCGGCGTACCTGGGGCTGGCCGCCCGGCGTCCGGGGCGCATCCTGGATCCGCGGCTGGTCGGCCCGGAGCGGATCGCGCCGCTCTTCGCGCACGGCGCGGCCGGGACCGGGTTCGCGCTGGTCCAGGGCACCATGGGCCTCTACGACTCGATCTCCGGCCGCCCCGAGGCGGAGTCCACCGCCGCCGTCGCCACGGCGCTGCGCAGCCCGGTGGTGCTGGTGGTGGACGTGGCCGCGATGGGCCAGTCGGTGGCCGCCCTGGTGCACGGCTTCCGCTCCTACGACGAGCAGCTGTGGTTGGGCGGTGTGATCCTCAACCGGGTGGCGTCGCCCCGGCACGAGGCGATGCTGCGCGAGGCGCTCGACGACGTCGGCGTGCCCGTCTACGGCGCGCTGCGCCGGCACGAGCTGCCCCCGGTGCTCCCCGCCCGCCGGCACGGCACGGTCCCGGTGGTCCAGCGGGACGGCGAGGCGGAGCGCGCGGTGCGCCGGCTCGGCGAGGCGGTGGCCGCCACCGTCGACCTGGACCGGCTGCTGGCGCTGGCCCGTTCCGCGCCGGCGCTCACCGTCGAGCCGTGGTCGCCGGAGCCGGCCGGGGGCCCACCGGCCGGGGAGCGGCCCGTGGTCGCGCTCGCCGGCGGCCCGGGCGGCAGCTACAGCCACCCGGAGACCGCCGAGCTGCTCCGCGCCGCCGGAGCGGAGGTGGTCCCGGTCGACCCGCTGCGCGACGAGGCGCTGCCCGCCGGGACCCGGGCGCTGGTCGTCGGCGGCGGCCTGCCGGAGGCGTACGCGGACCGGCTCTCCGCCAACCGTCGGCTCTGCATCGCCGTGGCCGAGCTGGCCCGGACCGGCCGGCCGGTCATCGCCGAAGGCGCCGGCCTGCTCTGGCTGGCCCGGGAACTGGACGGGCTGCCCATGTGCGGGGTGCTCGACGCGATCGGGGCGAGCCGGGACGGCGTGGTGATCGGCTACCGGGAGGCGACCGCCCGGACCGACAGCGTGGTCGCCCCGGCCGGCAGCACGGTCGTCGGGCACAAGCAGCACGCCGCCGTGCTCACCCCGCGGGCGGGCGAGCGGGCCGCGTGGAGCTGGGAGGGTGGCGCCCCGGAGGGCTTCGTCTGGCGGGGCGTGCACGCCTCGCAGCTCGTGCCGCACTGGGCCGCGTACCCGGAGATCGCGGCCCGGCTGGTCGCGGCGGCCGTGGCCCCGGCGGAGGCCCCGGCGTGA
- a CDS encoding cobyric acid synthase, with amino-acid sequence MSGGLLVAGTTSDAGKSVLTAGICRWLRRRGVRVAPFKAQNMSNNSAVVVGPDGRGGELGRAQAMQAAACGVDPDLRFNPVLLKPGSDHASQVVLLGEAVDTVTAGNFRELRPRLAGTAYAALAELRAAYDVVICEGAGSPAEINLRAGDYVNMGLARHAGLPAIVVGDIDRGGVFASMFGTVALLDPADQALVAGFVINKFRGDRGLLQPGLDMLHRVTGRPTYGVLPWALDLWLDAEDSLAYGRVLGRPAAPRGTDWLDVAVVRLPRISNATDVEALATEPGVRVRLTVEPAELAAADLVVLPGSKSTVADLAWLRETGLADAVSAHTAAGRPLLGICGGFQMLARAIHDPVESRQGSVPGLGLLPIEITFDPRKTVRRATGIAAGDVPVHGYEIHHGVVSAADPALPPLLRYADGTGEGARLGAVHGTHWHGAFESDGFRRRFLTEVARLAGRTGFKVAPDTAFAAARERTLDLLGDLVEEHLDTEALWRLVESGPPAGLPFIPPGAPQ; translated from the coding sequence ATGAGCGGCGGGCTGCTGGTCGCCGGGACCACCTCCGACGCCGGCAAGAGCGTGCTCACCGCGGGCATCTGCCGGTGGCTGCGCCGCCGGGGCGTGCGCGTCGCGCCGTTCAAGGCGCAGAACATGTCCAACAACTCGGCGGTGGTGGTCGGCCCGGACGGGCGCGGCGGCGAGCTCGGCCGGGCCCAGGCCATGCAGGCCGCCGCCTGCGGCGTCGACCCGGACCTGCGCTTCAACCCGGTGCTGCTCAAGCCGGGCAGCGACCACGCCAGCCAGGTGGTGCTGCTCGGCGAGGCCGTCGACACGGTGACCGCGGGCAACTTCCGCGAGCTGCGTCCCCGGCTGGCCGGCACCGCCTACGCGGCGCTCGCCGAGCTGCGGGCCGCGTACGACGTGGTGATCTGCGAGGGGGCCGGCAGCCCGGCCGAGATCAACCTGCGGGCCGGCGACTACGTGAACATGGGGCTGGCCCGGCACGCCGGGCTGCCCGCGATCGTGGTCGGTGACATCGACCGGGGCGGCGTGTTCGCCTCGATGTTCGGCACGGTCGCCCTGCTCGACCCGGCCGACCAGGCGCTCGTCGCCGGCTTCGTGATCAACAAGTTCCGGGGCGACCGCGGGCTGCTCCAGCCGGGGCTGGACATGCTGCACCGGGTCACCGGCCGCCCGACGTACGGGGTGCTGCCCTGGGCGCTGGACCTCTGGCTGGACGCCGAGGACTCGCTCGCCTACGGGCGGGTGCTCGGCCGGCCGGCCGCGCCCCGCGGCACCGACTGGCTCGACGTGGCGGTGGTCCGGCTGCCCCGGATCAGCAACGCCACCGACGTCGAGGCGCTCGCCACCGAGCCGGGCGTCCGGGTGCGGCTGACCGTCGAGCCGGCCGAGCTGGCCGCCGCCGACCTGGTGGTGCTCCCCGGCTCCAAGTCCACCGTGGCCGATTTGGCCTGGCTGCGGGAGACCGGCCTGGCCGACGCCGTGTCGGCGCACACCGCCGCCGGGCGGCCCCTGCTCGGCATCTGCGGCGGGTTCCAGATGCTGGCCCGGGCGATCCACGACCCGGTGGAGAGCCGGCAGGGCAGCGTCCCCGGGCTCGGGCTGCTGCCCATCGAGATCACCTTCGACCCGCGCAAGACCGTCCGCCGGGCCACCGGCATCGCCGCCGGGGACGTCCCGGTCCACGGCTACGAGATCCACCACGGCGTCGTCTCCGCCGCCGACCCCGCCCTGCCGCCGCTGCTGCGCTACGCCGACGGCACCGGGGAGGGAGCCCGGCTCGGCGCGGTGCACGGCACCCACTGGCACGGCGCCTTCGAGTCCGACGGCTTCCGCCGCCGGTTCCTCACCGAGGTGGCCCGGCTGGCCGGGCGGACCGGCTTCAAGGTCGCCCCGGACACCGCGTTCGCCGCCGCCCGCGAGCGCACCCTGGACCTCCTCGGCGACCTGGTCGAGGAGCACCTGGACACCGAAGCCCTGTGGCGGCTGGTCGAGTCCGGCCCGCCGGCGGGCCTGCCGTTCATCCCGCCCGGCGCTCCTCAGTAG
- a CDS encoding dipeptidase — protein sequence MSESEVRAAVERELPGVRADLERLVRIPGIAFEGFDHSHLERSAEAVAELLRGCGLDTKIVRSGGQPAVIGRKPAPPGAPTVLLYAHHDVQPVGDLSLWESDPFEPVERDGRLYGRGAADDKAGIMAHIAALRAFGDRLPVGVVLFIEGEEEYGSDSLEQLLAAHRDELASDVIVIADSTNWDVGVPALTTSLRGIVNCFVEVRTLDHAVHSGMFGGAVPDALTTLAKLLATLHDAVGDVAVEGLVGREGASVDYPEDRFRVEAGLVYGAELFGTGRITDRLWTKPAIAVLGVDAPATGEAPNALVPAAKAKLSVRLAPGDDPKQAYAALIAHLEKHAPWGAQVTVTFEHDGAPCVIDATGPMFDAARAAFRGAWDGIDPVDIGVGGSIPFIATFQEMFPAAAILVTGVEDPESRAHGPNESLHLGEFARVCLAEALLLAKVAEAGATLG from the coding sequence ATGTCCGAGTCCGAGGTGCGGGCCGCCGTCGAGCGGGAACTGCCCGGAGTCCGTGCCGACCTCGAACGCCTCGTCCGCATCCCGGGCATCGCCTTCGAGGGCTTCGACCACTCGCACCTGGAGCGCTCCGCCGAGGCGGTGGCGGAGCTGCTGCGCGGCTGCGGCCTCGACACCAAGATCGTGCGTTCCGGCGGCCAGCCGGCGGTGATCGGGCGGAAGCCCGCCCCGCCCGGCGCGCCCACCGTGCTGCTGTACGCCCACCACGACGTGCAGCCCGTGGGCGACCTGTCGCTGTGGGAGTCCGACCCGTTCGAGCCGGTGGAGCGGGACGGCCGCCTCTACGGCCGGGGCGCCGCCGACGACAAGGCCGGCATCATGGCGCACATCGCCGCGCTGCGCGCCTTCGGCGACCGGCTCCCGGTCGGCGTGGTCCTGTTCATCGAGGGCGAGGAGGAGTACGGCTCGGACTCGCTGGAGCAGCTGCTCGCCGCGCACCGCGACGAGCTCGCCTCGGACGTCATCGTCATCGCCGACTCCACCAACTGGGACGTCGGCGTGCCCGCGCTGACCACCTCGCTGCGCGGCATCGTCAACTGCTTCGTGGAGGTACGCACCCTCGACCACGCCGTGCACAGCGGCATGTTCGGCGGCGCCGTGCCGGACGCGCTCACCACGCTGGCCAAGCTGCTCGCCACGCTGCACGATGCCGTCGGTGACGTGGCCGTCGAGGGCCTGGTGGGCCGCGAGGGAGCCAGCGTTGACTACCCCGAGGACCGGTTCCGCGTCGAGGCCGGGCTGGTCTACGGGGCCGAACTCTTCGGCACCGGCCGGATCACCGACCGGCTCTGGACCAAGCCGGCCATCGCGGTGCTCGGCGTCGACGCCCCGGCCACCGGGGAGGCGCCGAACGCGCTGGTCCCGGCCGCCAAGGCCAAGCTGAGCGTCCGGCTGGCGCCGGGCGACGACCCGAAGCAGGCATACGCGGCGTTGATCGCGCACCTGGAGAAGCACGCGCCGTGGGGCGCGCAGGTGACGGTGACCTTCGAGCACGACGGCGCCCCCTGCGTCATCGACGCCACCGGCCCGATGTTCGACGCGGCGCGGGCGGCCTTCCGGGGCGCCTGGGACGGCATCGACCCGGTCGACATCGGCGTCGGCGGTTCGATCCCGTTCATCGCGACCTTCCAGGAGATGTTCCCGGCCGCGGCGATCCTGGTGACCGGCGTCGAGGACCCGGAATCCCGGGCGCACGGGCCGAACGAGAGCCTGCACCTGGGGGAGTTCGCCCGGGTCTGCCTGGCCGAGGCGCTGCTGCTGGCCAAGGTCGCCGAGGCGGGCGCGACCCTGGGTTGA